The sequence GCTTGTTTGAATAAGTCACGTACACGAGATGCACCAACTCCTACAAACATTTCAACGAAATCAGAACCTGATAATGAGAAGAAAGGTACTTGAGCTTCACCCGCAACAGCTTTTGCTAATAAAGTTTTACCAGTTCCCGGAGGCCCTACAAGTAAAGCTCCTTTAGGGATTTTACCTCCTAAGTTTGTATATTTTTCTGGATTTTTAAGGAATTCAACGATTTCTTGAATCTCTTCTTTTGCACCTTCTAGACCAGCAACATCTTTAAATGTTGTTTTGATATCTGTTTTTTCGTCAAAAAGTTTTGCTTTAGATTTTCCAATATTGAAAATCTGTCCACCTCCGCCAGCGCCTCCGCCAGACATTTTACGCATGATGAAAATCCAAACACCAATAATGATGATAATTGGAAGCAGACTGATTAAGATGTCGCTCCAATTGTTTTTCTGCAAGAAATTGAAATCTTTTAATTTTCCTTCACTAACCGCTTTTTCAAGTTTAGTTTGGAAAATTTGATCGTTACCAATTTCTAACGTATAGTGCGGTCCTTTATTTACATTTTTAAAAATGTCTTTAGAAACCTTCTCGTTTGCTTTGTCTTTTAGCGCGGCAGCTGTCAGGTAAACTTCAGCTTCGGCTTTATTATAAACGATAACTTTTTCAATTTGGCCTTTTTCTAAAAGGGTATTGAATTTAGAAGAAGTCAATTGAGCAGGCTCGCTTAAGTTAGATCCTCCGGTTGCAAAACTTATAAATAAAAAAACTAAAAGTATTGCGGTATATATTAACCAAGGACTTATTTTAAATTTATTCGGATTTGGATTATTATCTTTAGCCATTAGAAAAATTTTCTTTAGTATTTGTTTTCGATTGTAGTTATTTTGGCGTCACCCCAAAGGCTCTCGATATTATAGTATTCGCGAATGTGTTTCTGGAAAACATGTACCACGATATGCACATAATCCATCAGAACCCATTCTGCATTATCGGTTCCTTCTACGTGCCAAGGTTTGTCTTTTAAGTCTTTAGATACTGTTTTCTGTATAGAGTTTACTATGGCGTTAACTTGAGTGTTTGAAGTTCCGTTGCAAATAACAAAATAGTCGCATACAGCGGTATCTATATCTCTTAAGTCAAGAATATCGATATCATTCCCTTTTACTTCTTCAATCCCTTTGATTATGTTCGCCAATAGAACATCATTATTAATAGTCTTTTTCGCCATGAATTATTTTTATGAATTTGTAAAGTTACCAAAATTTGTGATTATTTTTGAACCTTAACAAAATATTAAATTAAGTTAATTTAAATTATTTAAATGAAACTAATCAAACTCGATGCCATAGATTCTACAAATGACTTTCTAAAGGCATTGTCAAGCCAAGATGAACTGGAGAATTTTACTGTGGTAACGGCTGAAAATCAGACAAAAGGAAAGGGGCAAATGGGAGCGAAATGGCAGTCTGAATCAGGTAAAAACTTAATTATGAGTGCCTTGGTAAAAGATTTTATATTTGATAACGAACAGGTTTTTAATTTAAGTTTAATAGTCTCATTAAGTGTCATTGAAGTGTTAAAATCATTAAATATTCCCGAATTAAGCATAAAGTGGCCAAACGACATTATGTCATATAATAAAAAAGTTGGTGGCATATTAATCGAGAATACCATCAAAAGTGATGGCAGAATCGTGTCAGTTGTCGGATTAGGGTTAAATGTCAATCAGACAAATTTTGACGAATTGCCAAATGCTTCTTCATTGGCAGTTATTTTAGGAAAAACTTTTGACAAGGAAGAGTTGGCAATCTTAATCGTTGAAAAACTAAAAGAAAAAATTCAATCTTGGAACACCTCATCGCAGACTTTCTGGGATGACTATTTTAATTTTTTATTTAAAAAAGGAATTCCAACTGCATTTAGAGACAATAACAATCAAGATTTTATGGGAATCATTCAAGGAGTTTCTCCAATAGGAAAACTACAAGTTTTATTAGAAGATGATTCTGTTGTAGAGTTTGAGATTAAAGAAGTGAAAATGCTTTATTGAGAGTTGCAAAGTGACTGAGGGACAAAGTGACAAAGGTTTTTCGTAGAGACGCACTGCAACGTCTAACTAAGGTGCTAAGGTTCTGAGATGCTAAGATTCTAAGTTTTTTTGCCACGAAGTTTTTTGTAGAGACGCACTGCAGTGCGTCTAACGTATTGGTGAAATCTCGCAAAGACGCGAAGTCGCAGAGTTTTTTTACAGATTTATTCAGAAAACCAAGTGTGAAAAAGTGTGAAAATGACAAACTGTATGAAGCTTTGCTAAAAGAGAAACTCTGCGACTTAGCGACTTTGCGAGAAACAAATCTGCAAAATCTGCGTAAAAAAACTTTGTGTCTTAGTGTCTTCGTGGCATTCAAAGAAAAAGCCCGATCGTTAAATATCAGGCTTTCATTTATAATTAACAATTTACAATTCACAATTATAATTTGTTCATATTGTTTGCGAGAGTTTCAATAAACTTGCTGATTGGGCCTTTGATCATCATGGCCATCATAGCGTTGAATTCGCCTTCAAAAAATAATTGAACTGCACTTTCAGAGTCAGAAACGCTATCAATATTTGAAGTCAAAGTAAACGGAAGCTTGTCGCTTGCAGCACCCAAAACAATTTTGTTTGGCGCTACTTTATCTTTCATTTTCAATTTGATTTCAGGCATCCCTTTCAATCCAAAAATAAAAGCGTCTTCGCCAGTCACTTCAAATTTAGCGATATTGTCTGGCATTAATTTTTCGAAATTCTTTACGTCGGTCAGTTGGTCAAACAAATCTTGAGCCGATTTCTGAACAGTAACTTTTGGACTTTCTAAGTTCATATTGTATTTGTTTTTGTTTTTTAACGCAAAGTGCGCTAAGTTTTTTATATGCTAGGTTTTGAAAAAAAACACAAAGTTCGCAAAGCTGAAACTTTATTAAATTCCAATTTTTAAATTCCAAAAAAGAGCGAAGTGATTTTTTGGAGAGATCTAAAATCTAAAATCTATTCCTGTCCCCAAGTCGATGGACTTTGGCTCCATTCTAATAAAGTCGATTGTTGATCTTCGGTGATATATTGTTTCTGAACAGCTAAGCTTAAAAGATTTTCGTAGTTGCTTAACGTGAATAAATCAACATTCGCTTCTTTGAAATTTTCTTCGGCTACGCCAAAACCGTATGTAAAAATTGCGGCCATACCTTTAATATTAGCACCTTCGCTTCTTAAAGCCTCAACAGCCATCAAACTGCTTTTTCCAGTACTAATCAAATCTTCAACAACCACAACATTTTGTCCTTTTTGTAAAAAACCTTCCACTTGGTTTTGTCTTCCGTGTTTTTTAGGTTCCGGACGCACATATACGAAAGGAAGACCTAAACTTTCGGCAACCAAAATTCCAACACCAATGGCTCCAGTAGCAACACCAGCAATCACATCAGGTTTTCCAAATTGTTTTTCAATGTTTTTAGCAAATTCATCACGAACATAGTTTCTGATGCTCGGAAATGAAAGAATTAACCTATTATCACAGTAAATAGGCGATTTCCAACCAGAAGCCCACGTAAAAGGATTTTCGGGATTCAATTTAATTGCATTTATTTGCAAAAGCAATTCGGCTGTTTTTTCGGCAGTATCTTTATTAAAAATCATAATACAAATGTATAAAGTTTTTGTAAACGACAAACCACTTTTTTTGACAAATGAAATCTCGCGTGAAACAGATTTCCAATTGTTCTTGTTGGAGAGTATTGATATCGAACAGCTTATTATAAAAATTTTTCAAAATAAAATTCAAAAAGCCATTCTATATCATCCAGATGAAAGTGAGATCATGAAAACCCTTAAAGCCAAAATTCCGGTGAACAAAGCTGGTGGAGGTTTTGTGTACAATAAAAAAGGCGAAGTTTTATTTATATTCAGAAACGGAAAGTGGGACTTGCCAAAAGGCGGTATCGAGAAAGGGGAAGACATTGAAGCGACGGCTATGCGTGAGGTAGAGGAGGAGACAGGAGTAAACAAGCTTCGTATTACGAATAAACTTCAAAAAACCTACCACATCTTTAAACGCAATGGAAAATACAAACTCAAAATCACGCATTGGTTCGAAATGCAGTCTGATTTTGAAGGAACACCGCACGGACAACTTGAAGAAGGAATTGAAAAAGTTGCTTGGTTAAATCGAGAACAAATCAAAGAAGCGCTTAAAAACTCTTATGAAAACATAAAATTGCTTTTTCAAGAAGAAAATTACTCTCCTTCAGATTTAAAAACAAAAAAAGAAAACTTATAATCTTAAATTTAGATTTCTATAATGGTATAAAAAATGCCCAATAACAATTTGTTATTGGGCTTTTTTAATGTCTTATTTGTTTGTAATAAACAAAGTAGGTCCGCAGGTTCCTTTTTCGCTTTCACCAACGGAATGAACCGATCCTTTCTCAAAATTGTCTTTAAAAGTTAAACTAATCATCTCTCCATTATTGTTTCCCTTTATAACAATGCTTCCGGCTGGTTGCGCTTCAATTGTCCATTGAATTTTTGTAGCATTTAATGAGCTACTATAGTAAAAATCAGTAGTTGATCCTGGTTTTGCAATACAAGTCGCATTATTGTCCTTGTCAAAGAAAACAGTATTTCCAGAAATGTAGCAATATGTTCCTTGTAGGTTCGATGGTATGCTAGATTTATTGCCAGCTTCAGCTTTCTCATCATTAGAACAGGAAACGATGAAAAGCGTTGCGAATATTACATATAATTTTTTCATTTTGCTTTTTGTTTGCGTTATATTTTATAGTACAAAAAGCTTGAAAAGGTTGCGTTCGAAGATTGATTTTTAAACAGAAATAGTTGGGCGTGCCACCATCCCGATAAAAGGGCTAATTCACTGTGCGCTTATTCGCCCTTTTATCGGGATGCTGTCGGGCTTTCGCCTCCGCCACGGCGGATTAGCTCTATCCCTCACGCGGCAAGGCGTTTCTAGTTTACAGCCTTTCGCATAAAACGAAGTTTCTATTAATTAAATTTATTCAGCTTTAAAATTTCAGTTTTCAATTCTTCAGGTGTTACTGGATTAAATTGTAAATCCTTTGCAGATTTTTCACTTGTAGTCGTTTCGTTAATAGCTAGAAATGGTTTGCCTTCAAAATATTTAACAGCAACGATTGTAATTTTTTCTTTTAAAAGCGAATTGTAAAAAACAACTTTTTTAGGACTTAAGGCGCCCCTCATAATCGATTTAAAACGATGGTAGATAATGTTGACAGAAATATTGCTTTCATCTTCAACAATAACACCATAATTGATTACCATTGATGGAACATAGGTCAAAAAACGATCGCAATTTATATATCCTAGATTTGTGCTATTGAACATATAGTAACTAATTTCATCTGCCTTTTTATTTTCATCAGTTTTTGTAACATACGGTTCTAGAGCGATTCTATTGTTGTAATTATTTGAGGAGGAAATATCGGAGTCTGCTGATTGTAAGGTAATTGATATGGTATAGATACAGTTTACGGGAACACCTTTTATTTTGCCGGGAGTAAATTTTCCAAGTTTTTTGAGAACTCTAAGAAATTCTTCATCAGCAGCTCTGCTCAAACCTTTTTTTATCTTAACATCAGTGACATTTCCTTCTTTGTTTACAACAAAAGTAGCATATATTTTGCCGCTAATTTCTTCGTCAGGACAGTCTGTAGTTATTACCAATAAATTTGTAAAATGCATCCTTTCCACCTATATATACTGGCATTTCGTCAACATTTTCAAAAGTCTCACTTAAATCAAACGAACTTTTGTCGACAATCCAATTGATTTGATTTTTTTGCCAAATTCCATTAAAAAGCTGCATTCCATCTTTATTTCCTTTTTTTGGAAAAGCAATTTCCATATTCTTTCCTTTTCTTAAATCACATTTTTCGCCATTTGCTGTTGCAGCAATATGCAACATTCCGCCCGTTTCCAACAATTTTCCATTAGAAGTTGTCGAAAGTCCGCCCAAAATCATATCCGAAATCGAATAATATTCTTTAACCGATATTTTGATTTTTGCTGTCGCTTCCTTTCCTGTTTTAAGCAAAACAAAAGAATTTGCTTTAATGGTAATCTTGGTTTTCTCTGCGCATAAAATTGTTGTGTCTTTCTGGTTATTAATCAAAAAGAATTGTGGCTTTTTGTCATTTTTGATAAAGAAATCAGATAATAATTTTTTGTTTTCGGCCACATTATTTTTTGGCGAACTTATAACTGCAGTATCCGTTTTTAAATCATCATTTAAAATAGTATCCTTTTCAAGTTTTATTCCCGAAGAATCGGGATTAGATTTAAGATTTTCTTCTTTTGTCTCATTTTTACATGAAGAAATTCCAATAACAAATACGATTATCAACGCGAGTTTAAATTTCATCTGGCTAGTTTATTAAAAGAAATAATTTTACAAAATGTTACATCAATTCAGCATAAGCAATTCCGAATAAAAATATGGAAAGCACAATATCAATATTTCTGATTAGTACGGGTAATACTATTGAAACTCAAATATAGAATGTTGAAATTGAATATAGTTACGGCAAACCGTAAAGTTTTTTCTAATAAAGAAATTACCATACCGATAGCGCGGATTTATAAGTCAGAGTTATTGTTTTTTTTAGTTAACATCTTATTCAGTATCAAAGAAGATAGAAAACCAGCGAGAGCGAGTAAAATTAAGAGCAAGCTTCTTAATGGTTTTTCGTTAAAAGCAGCAAAGGGAAAAATAGCGACTGAAGCAAAAAGAATTAATGCGACCCAATAAATATTCTTTTTAAAAAATGCTAAATAAAAATTAAATAAAAGAATAGCCAAATTGAAAAAAATCCCAGTGAAAAGAATCGTTAATCCAAACCCAACAGACTTGTGTGGTATTGGATAAAGTCGGACAATTGCCTTATATGTTATCACCGATAAAATTAGTTGAATAAAAGAAATAATTATTGGTTTCAGGATTTTGTTTATCATTGTCATTCTTTCATTAATTTGAATATACTTTTTAGTAATTTAATTTTATGCGTTCACGAGCGCACCGTTTGTACTCGTTCACGCTATTGTTTCTTTTAGTGGCAGGGAATGCATATTCGCGTTATCGAGGAAAAAAGTGTGTGAGCTTCAACTTTGTCAAAGTTTTAAACTTTGACAAAGTTCTACACGCATAGCTTTGCGATCTTAGCGTTTGCTAAACTCAATCAAAATCAAAAAAATCTTAGCGCACTTTGCGTTAAAAAATAGATGCGCCATCAAAAAAAACTACAAAACTCGATAAACAGGATACTGCAAATGTGCCTTCTCATAATAAACAGAATGCTTGTAAATCCAATCCAACTGCGCTTCGGCGTTTTTAGCAAATTCGCGGTCGTTTTGTTTTTTGGTTTCCAATTCTGCTTTTAAAGCTGGATTGTCTTTTAAAAGTTGTCCGGCAGTATCTTCAAAAATATACTCTGAATAATGTTCTTTTTGCTGTAAAATAGGGTCGAAGAAATTCCAGTTAAAAAATGAATCAACGCCTTCTGGTTCAAAAGCTTCGATTAAATATTTAACGCCTTTTTGGTTTGTTGGAACATAATAATCTCCTTTGGCGAAAGCCATTTTGACCATTTTAGAAGTTACGGTCGTGTTTCTATGGGCATAATGTCCTTCGTAAGCAGATGGAACCGTTTTAAAATCGGCAATTCTGTAGCTTTCGACTTCAATTATCGTATCGTTTTTAAATTGACGAAATGAGATATTGTTGTTTTTCAAAAGATCAATAATATTCCAATAACCTCGTGGCACTATATACGCCGTAGGAATCACAATTTCCTTAGCCGATTTGAATTCTTTGATATACGGAACATCTTTTTTGTACGGTTTGCTTCTGTCATAATACAAACGGTCGCCAGTTGTAGCGTCACTTTTTTTGTAACCCGCTTCGTAGCCTAAAAAAGTAAATTTTGTGGCTTTTGTGCTGTCCATTTCCCATTGTAAAGTATAGGATTTTTTAGGCTGATACTGTTCTAAATTCTTAACTCTTAAATCTTTTATTTTTTGATAATTCGCATCGGTAAAATCCAAAGTTGATTTCATGTATTCGTATGTCATTTTTACGCGTTCAGCATATTTTTTCAGCATGTGCGTTTCAACTACAAAACCAATTGTATTGAATAATGAAGTATAACCAGTAGTATATCGCGGACTATCAACAAATTGTCCAAAACCTTTATCTGGCGTATCTTTAAACGAATCCACATAAGGCGTGGTTTCGATTTTCTTTTTTTGAAGATCTTTTACCAAAGCCGGCATCATTTCGTCATTCATAAAATCACCCAAAACTTTTCCGAGTTTGTTGTGTTGCGTCATGATGTACGTCAGCTTGTATTGGTAATCAGAGCCGTTGCTCACGTGATTATCGATAAAAACATCGGCATTTATTTTTTGGAAAATTTCTACAAAACTCTTCGTATTTCGAGTATCCGATTTCATCAAATCACGATTCAAATCGTAATTTCTGGCATTTCCTCTAAAACCATAAATTTCCGGCCCGTCCTGATTGGCGCGCGTTGTTGAATTTCGGTTTAAAGAACCGCCAATATTGTAAACGGGAATCGTAACCAAAACCGTATTTTTTGGTGCTTTCATTTTTCCGGTTGCTAAATCTCTGTAGAATTGCATCGTAGCGTCGATTCCGTCTGGTTCTCCGGCGTGGATTCCGTTATTTATAAAAAGAACTGCTTTGGTTTTCTGAATTTTATCGAAATCAAATTCCTTGTCCGGATTAA comes from Flavobacterium sp. KACC 22761 and encodes:
- the pyrE gene encoding orotate phosphoribosyltransferase; protein product: MIFNKDTAEKTAELLLQINAIKLNPENPFTWASGWKSPIYCDNRLILSFPSIRNYVRDEFAKNIEKQFGKPDVIAGVATGAIGVGILVAESLGLPFVYVRPEPKKHGRQNQVEGFLQKGQNVVVVEDLISTGKSSLMAVEALRSEGANIKGMAAIFTYGFGVAEENFKEANVDLFTLSNYENLLSLAVQKQYITEDQQSTLLEWSQSPSTWGQE
- a CDS encoding energy transducer TonB; this encodes MHFTNLLVITTDCPDEEISGKIYATFVVNKEGNVTDVKIKKGLSRAADEEFLRVLKKLGKFTPGKIKGVPVNCIYTISITLQSADSDISSSNNYNNRIALEPYVTKTDENKKADEISYYMFNSTNLGYINCDRFLTYVPSMVINYGVIVEDESNISVNIIYHRFKSIMRGALSPKKVVFYNSLLKEKITIVAVKYFEGKPFLAINETTTSEKSAKDLQFNPVTPEELKTEILKLNKFN
- a CDS encoding NUDIX hydrolase; the encoded protein is MYKVFVNDKPLFLTNEISRETDFQLFLLESIDIEQLIIKIFQNKIQKAILYHPDESEIMKTLKAKIPVNKAGGGFVYNKKGEVLFIFRNGKWDLPKGGIEKGEDIEATAMREVEEETGVNKLRITNKLQKTYHIFKRNGKYKLKITHWFEMQSDFEGTPHGQLEEGIEKVAWLNREQIKEALKNSYENIKLLFQEENYSPSDLKTKKENL
- a CDS encoding biotin--[acetyl-CoA-carboxylase] ligase yields the protein MKLIKLDAIDSTNDFLKALSSQDELENFTVVTAENQTKGKGQMGAKWQSESGKNLIMSALVKDFIFDNEQVFNLSLIVSLSVIEVLKSLNIPELSIKWPNDIMSYNKKVGGILIENTIKSDGRIVSVVGLGLNVNQTNFDELPNASSLAVILGKTFDKEELAILIVEKLKEKIQSWNTSSQTFWDDYFNFLFKKGIPTAFRDNNNQDFMGIIQGVSPIGKLQVLLEDDSVVEFEIKEVKMLY
- a CDS encoding SRPBCC family protein gives rise to the protein MNLESPKVTVQKSAQDLFDQLTDVKNFEKLMPDNIAKFEVTGEDAFIFGLKGMPEIKLKMKDKVAPNKIVLGAASDKLPFTLTSNIDSVSDSESAVQLFFEGEFNAMMAMMIKGPISKFIETLANNMNKL
- the rsfS gene encoding ribosome silencing factor; translated protein: MAKKTINNDVLLANIIKGIEEVKGNDIDILDLRDIDTAVCDYFVICNGTSNTQVNAIVNSIQKTVSKDLKDKPWHVEGTDNAEWVLMDYVHIVVHVFQKHIREYYNIESLWGDAKITTIENKY
- a CDS encoding M14 family metallopeptidase; translation: MKLFTFLISLFTITTFAQNNKKYDTFFEKGNGNQSASYQETIAYFKMLAADFPTIQMKEMGLTDSGEPLHMITFNPDKEFDFDKIQKTKAVLFINNGIHAGEPDGIDATMQFYRDLATGKMKAPKNTVLVTIPVYNIGGSLNRNSTTRANQDGPEIYGFRGNARNYDLNRDLMKSDTRNTKSFVEIFQKINADVFIDNHVSNGSDYQYKLTYIMTQHNKLGKVLGDFMNDEMMPALVKDLQKKKIETTPYVDSFKDTPDKGFGQFVDSPRYTTGYTSLFNTIGFVVETHMLKKYAERVKMTYEYMKSTLDFTDANYQKIKDLRVKNLEQYQPKKSYTLQWEMDSTKATKFTFLGYEAGYKKSDATTGDRLYYDRSKPYKKDVPYIKEFKSAKEIVIPTAYIVPRGYWNIIDLLKNNNISFRQFKNDTIIEVESYRIADFKTVPSAYEGHYAHRNTTVTSKMVKMAFAKGDYYVPTNQKGVKYLIEAFEPEGVDSFFNWNFFDPILQQKEHYSEYIFEDTAGQLLKDNPALKAELETKKQNDREFAKNAEAQLDWIYKHSVYYEKAHLQYPVYRVL